From one Lasioglossum baleicum chromosome 11, iyLasBale1, whole genome shotgun sequence genomic stretch:
- the Endoa gene encoding SH3 domain containing GRB2 like, endophilin-A isoform X7 has translation MAFAGLKKQINKANQYMTEKMGGAEGTKLDVDFMDMERKTDVTYELVEELQLKTKEFLQPNPTARAKMAAVKGISKLSGQAKASTYPQPEGVLGDCMLTYGKKLGEDSIFAQALIEMGEAMKQMADVKYSLDDNIKQNFLEPLHHLQTKDLKEVMHHRKKLQGRRLDFDCKRRRQAKAGKRSGSPHCGSPVKTSSSPYTGSNFSDDEIRQAEEKFAESLHLAQLGMFNLLENDVEQVAQLATFSEALLDYHQQCTEVLRVLTETLLEKKDEAAIKPKLEFVPKTLADLHVDAIPTSDAMNGGNFSLHASPLPSPSKSPARTPMPRQPCCTALYDFEPENSGELGFKENDMITLIQKIDENWYEGSLNGRTGFFPVTYVQVVVPLP, from the exons taCATGACGGAGAAGATGGGCGGCGCTGAAGGAACTAAGCTCGACGTGGACTTCATGGACATGGAGAGG AAAACGGATGTCACGTACGAGCTCGTCGAGGAGCTGCAACTGAAAACGAAAGAGTTCCTGCAACCGAACCCGACCGCGAGGGCAAAGATGGCGGCGGTCAAGGGCATCAGCAAGCTCAGCGGTCAAGCGAAAGCTTCGACCTATCCGCAACCGGAAGGCGTCCTCGGGGATTGTATGCTCACCTATGGCAAGAAGCTCGGAGAAGACAGTATTTTTG CTCAGGCTCTCATTGAAATGGGCGAGGCGATGAAGCAGATGGCGGACGTGAAATATTCGCTGGACGACAACATTAAGCAGAACTTCCTCGAGCCGCTGCACCACTTGCAGACCAAAGATCTGAAGGAAGTGATG CACCACCGGAAAAAACTTCAGGGACGAAGGCTCGACTTCGATTGCAAGCGAAGACGTCAAGCGAAAG CCGGGAAAAGATCCGGCAGTCCACATTGTGGAAGTCCTGTAAAGACTTCTTCGTCACCTTACACCG GATCTAACTTTTCAGACGACGAAATACGTCAGGCCGAGGAGAAGTTCGCGGAGAGCCTGCACCTGGCGCAGTTGGGCATGTTCAATTTGCTGGAGAACGAT GTGGAACAAGTGGCACAGCTGGCAACCTTCAGCGAAGCCCTCTTGGACTACCACCAGCAGTGTACTGAGGTCTTGAGAGTCCTAACAGAGACCCTTCTGGAGAA GAAAGACGAGGCAGCAATCAAACCAAAATTGGAGTTCGTGCCGAAGACTCTGGCTGACCTGCACGTCGATGCAATACCCACATCAGATGCTATGAACGGTGGGAACTTCTCCCTGCACG CATCTCCCTTGCCATCTCCAAGCAAATCACCGGCAAGGACTCCGATGCCAAGACAACCTTGCTGCACAGCTCTGTACGATTTCGAGCCAGAGAATTCTGGGGAGCTCGGGTTCAAA GAGAACGATATGATCACCCTGATTCAAAAAATCGACGAGAACTGGTACGAGGGCAGCCTGAACGGTCGCACGGGTTTCTTCCCAGTCACTTACGTGCAAGTCGTAGTGCCATTACCTTAA
- the Endoa gene encoding SH3 domain containing GRB2 like, endophilin-A isoform X6 translates to MAFAGLKKQINKANQYMTEKMGGAEGTKLDVDFMDMERKTDVTYELVEELQLKTKEFLQPNPTARAKMAAVKGISKLSGQAKASTYPQPEGVLGDCMLTYGKKLGEDSIFAQALIEMGEAMKQMADVKYSLDDNIKQNFLEPLHHLQTKDLKEVMHHRKKLQGRRLDFDCKRRRQAKGSNFSDDEIRQAEEKFAESLHLAQLGMFNLLENDVEQVAQLATFSEALLDYHQQCTEVLRVLTETLLEKKDEAAIKPKLEFVPKTLADLHVDAIPTSDAMNGASRAGSPVPGDGKRSQLELFPAGNPPQSANASPLPSPSKSPARTPMPRQPCCTALYDFEPENSGELGFKENDMITLIQKIDENWYEGSLNGRTGFFPVTYVQVVVPLP, encoded by the exons taCATGACGGAGAAGATGGGCGGCGCTGAAGGAACTAAGCTCGACGTGGACTTCATGGACATGGAGAGG AAAACGGATGTCACGTACGAGCTCGTCGAGGAGCTGCAACTGAAAACGAAAGAGTTCCTGCAACCGAACCCGACCGCGAGGGCAAAGATGGCGGCGGTCAAGGGCATCAGCAAGCTCAGCGGTCAAGCGAAAGCTTCGACCTATCCGCAACCGGAAGGCGTCCTCGGGGATTGTATGCTCACCTATGGCAAGAAGCTCGGAGAAGACAGTATTTTTG CTCAGGCTCTCATTGAAATGGGCGAGGCGATGAAGCAGATGGCGGACGTGAAATATTCGCTGGACGACAACATTAAGCAGAACTTCCTCGAGCCGCTGCACCACTTGCAGACCAAAGATCTGAAGGAAGTGATG CACCACCGGAAAAAACTTCAGGGACGAAGGCTCGACTTCGATTGCAAGCGAAGACGTCAAGCGAAAG GATCTAACTTTTCAGACGACGAAATACGTCAGGCCGAGGAGAAGTTCGCGGAGAGCCTGCACCTGGCGCAGTTGGGCATGTTCAATTTGCTGGAGAACGAT GTGGAACAAGTGGCACAGCTGGCAACCTTCAGCGAAGCCCTCTTGGACTACCACCAGCAGTGTACTGAGGTCTTGAGAGTCCTAACAGAGACCCTTCTGGAGAA GAAAGACGAGGCAGCAATCAAACCAAAATTGGAGTTCGTGCCGAAGACTCTGGCTGACCTGCACGTCGATGCAATACCCACATCAGATGCTATGAACG GGGCAAGTCGAGCCGGGTCTCCAGTCCCTGGGGACGGGAAGCGCTCACAGCTCGAACTATTCCCGGCCGGAAACCCGCCACAATCTGCCAATG CATCTCCCTTGCCATCTCCAAGCAAATCACCGGCAAGGACTCCGATGCCAAGACAACCTTGCTGCACAGCTCTGTACGATTTCGAGCCAGAGAATTCTGGGGAGCTCGGGTTCAAA GAGAACGATATGATCACCCTGATTCAAAAAATCGACGAGAACTGGTACGAGGGCAGCCTGAACGGTCGCACGGGTTTCTTCCCAGTCACTTACGTGCAAGTCGTAGTGCCATTACCTTAA
- the Endoa gene encoding SH3 domain containing GRB2 like, endophilin-A isoform X3: MAFAGLKKQINKANQYMTEKMGGAEGTKLDVDFMDMERKTDVTYELVEELQLKTKEFLQPNPTARAKMAAVKGISKLSGQAKASTYPQPEGVLGDCMLTYGKKLGEDSIFAQALIEMGEAMKQMADVKYSLDDNIKQNFLEPLHHLQTKDLKEVMHHRKKLQGRRLDFDCKRRRQAKAGKRSGSPHCGSPVKTSSSPYTGSNFSDDEIRQAEEKFAESLHLAQLGMFNLLENDVEQVAQLATFSEALLDYHQQCTEVLRVLTETLLEKKDEAAIKPKLEFVPKTLADLHVDAIPTSDAMNGASRAGSPVPGDGKRSQLELFPAGNPPQSANASPLPSPSKSPARTPMPRQPCCTALYDFEPENSGELGFKENDMITLIQKIDENWYEGSLNGRTGFFPVTYVQVVVPLP, from the exons taCATGACGGAGAAGATGGGCGGCGCTGAAGGAACTAAGCTCGACGTGGACTTCATGGACATGGAGAGG AAAACGGATGTCACGTACGAGCTCGTCGAGGAGCTGCAACTGAAAACGAAAGAGTTCCTGCAACCGAACCCGACCGCGAGGGCAAAGATGGCGGCGGTCAAGGGCATCAGCAAGCTCAGCGGTCAAGCGAAAGCTTCGACCTATCCGCAACCGGAAGGCGTCCTCGGGGATTGTATGCTCACCTATGGCAAGAAGCTCGGAGAAGACAGTATTTTTG CTCAGGCTCTCATTGAAATGGGCGAGGCGATGAAGCAGATGGCGGACGTGAAATATTCGCTGGACGACAACATTAAGCAGAACTTCCTCGAGCCGCTGCACCACTTGCAGACCAAAGATCTGAAGGAAGTGATG CACCACCGGAAAAAACTTCAGGGACGAAGGCTCGACTTCGATTGCAAGCGAAGACGTCAAGCGAAAG CCGGGAAAAGATCCGGCAGTCCACATTGTGGAAGTCCTGTAAAGACTTCTTCGTCACCTTACACCG GATCTAACTTTTCAGACGACGAAATACGTCAGGCCGAGGAGAAGTTCGCGGAGAGCCTGCACCTGGCGCAGTTGGGCATGTTCAATTTGCTGGAGAACGAT GTGGAACAAGTGGCACAGCTGGCAACCTTCAGCGAAGCCCTCTTGGACTACCACCAGCAGTGTACTGAGGTCTTGAGAGTCCTAACAGAGACCCTTCTGGAGAA GAAAGACGAGGCAGCAATCAAACCAAAATTGGAGTTCGTGCCGAAGACTCTGGCTGACCTGCACGTCGATGCAATACCCACATCAGATGCTATGAACG GGGCAAGTCGAGCCGGGTCTCCAGTCCCTGGGGACGGGAAGCGCTCACAGCTCGAACTATTCCCGGCCGGAAACCCGCCACAATCTGCCAATG CATCTCCCTTGCCATCTCCAAGCAAATCACCGGCAAGGACTCCGATGCCAAGACAACCTTGCTGCACAGCTCTGTACGATTTCGAGCCAGAGAATTCTGGGGAGCTCGGGTTCAAA GAGAACGATATGATCACCCTGATTCAAAAAATCGACGAGAACTGGTACGAGGGCAGCCTGAACGGTCGCACGGGTTTCTTCCCAGTCACTTACGTGCAAGTCGTAGTGCCATTACCTTAA
- the Endoa gene encoding SH3 domain containing GRB2 like, endophilin-A isoform X4 → MAFAGLKKQINKANQYMTEKMGGAEGTKLDVDFMDMERKTDVTYELVEELQLKTKEFLQPNPTARAKMAAVKGISKLSGQAKASTYPQPEGVLGDCMLTYGKKLGEDSIFAQALIEMGEAMKQMADVKYSLDDNIKQNFLEPLHHLQTKDLKEVMHHRKKLQGRRLDFDCKRRRQAKGSNFSDDEIRQAEEKFAESLHLAQLGMFNLLENDVEQVAQLATFSEALLDYHQQCTEVLRVLTETLLEKKDEAAIKPKLEFVPKTLADLHVDAIPTSDAMNGGNFSLHGASRAGSPVPGDGKRSQLELFPAGNPPQSANASPLPSPSKSPARTPMPRQPCCTALYDFEPENSGELGFKENDMITLIQKIDENWYEGSLNGRTGFFPVTYVQVVVPLP, encoded by the exons taCATGACGGAGAAGATGGGCGGCGCTGAAGGAACTAAGCTCGACGTGGACTTCATGGACATGGAGAGG AAAACGGATGTCACGTACGAGCTCGTCGAGGAGCTGCAACTGAAAACGAAAGAGTTCCTGCAACCGAACCCGACCGCGAGGGCAAAGATGGCGGCGGTCAAGGGCATCAGCAAGCTCAGCGGTCAAGCGAAAGCTTCGACCTATCCGCAACCGGAAGGCGTCCTCGGGGATTGTATGCTCACCTATGGCAAGAAGCTCGGAGAAGACAGTATTTTTG CTCAGGCTCTCATTGAAATGGGCGAGGCGATGAAGCAGATGGCGGACGTGAAATATTCGCTGGACGACAACATTAAGCAGAACTTCCTCGAGCCGCTGCACCACTTGCAGACCAAAGATCTGAAGGAAGTGATG CACCACCGGAAAAAACTTCAGGGACGAAGGCTCGACTTCGATTGCAAGCGAAGACGTCAAGCGAAAG GATCTAACTTTTCAGACGACGAAATACGTCAGGCCGAGGAGAAGTTCGCGGAGAGCCTGCACCTGGCGCAGTTGGGCATGTTCAATTTGCTGGAGAACGAT GTGGAACAAGTGGCACAGCTGGCAACCTTCAGCGAAGCCCTCTTGGACTACCACCAGCAGTGTACTGAGGTCTTGAGAGTCCTAACAGAGACCCTTCTGGAGAA GAAAGACGAGGCAGCAATCAAACCAAAATTGGAGTTCGTGCCGAAGACTCTGGCTGACCTGCACGTCGATGCAATACCCACATCAGATGCTATGAACGGTGGGAACTTCTCCCTGCACG GGGCAAGTCGAGCCGGGTCTCCAGTCCCTGGGGACGGGAAGCGCTCACAGCTCGAACTATTCCCGGCCGGAAACCCGCCACAATCTGCCAATG CATCTCCCTTGCCATCTCCAAGCAAATCACCGGCAAGGACTCCGATGCCAAGACAACCTTGCTGCACAGCTCTGTACGATTTCGAGCCAGAGAATTCTGGGGAGCTCGGGTTCAAA GAGAACGATATGATCACCCTGATTCAAAAAATCGACGAGAACTGGTACGAGGGCAGCCTGAACGGTCGCACGGGTTTCTTCCCAGTCACTTACGTGCAAGTCGTAGTGCCATTACCTTAA
- the Endoa gene encoding SH3 domain containing GRB2 like, endophilin-A isoform X5 yields MAFAGLKKQINKANQYMTEKMGGAEGTKLDVDFMDMERKTDVTYELVEELQLKTKEFLQPNPTARAKMAAVKGISKLSGQAKASTYPQPEGVLGDCMLTYGKKLGEDSIFAQALIEMGEAMKQMADVKYSLDDNIKQNFLEPLHHLQTKDLKEVMHHRKKLQGRRLDFDCKRRRQAKDDEIRQAEEKFAESLHLAQLGMFNLLENDVEQVAQLATFSEALLDYHQQCTEVLRVLTETLLEKKDEAAIKPKLEFVPKTLADLHVDAIPTSDAMNGGNFSLHGASRAGSPVPGDGKRSQLELFPAGNPPQSANASPLPSPSKSPARTPMPRQPCCTALYDFEPENSGELGFKENDMITLIQKIDENWYEGSLNGRTGFFPVTYVQVVVPLP; encoded by the exons taCATGACGGAGAAGATGGGCGGCGCTGAAGGAACTAAGCTCGACGTGGACTTCATGGACATGGAGAGG AAAACGGATGTCACGTACGAGCTCGTCGAGGAGCTGCAACTGAAAACGAAAGAGTTCCTGCAACCGAACCCGACCGCGAGGGCAAAGATGGCGGCGGTCAAGGGCATCAGCAAGCTCAGCGGTCAAGCGAAAGCTTCGACCTATCCGCAACCGGAAGGCGTCCTCGGGGATTGTATGCTCACCTATGGCAAGAAGCTCGGAGAAGACAGTATTTTTG CTCAGGCTCTCATTGAAATGGGCGAGGCGATGAAGCAGATGGCGGACGTGAAATATTCGCTGGACGACAACATTAAGCAGAACTTCCTCGAGCCGCTGCACCACTTGCAGACCAAAGATCTGAAGGAAGTGATG CACCACCGGAAAAAACTTCAGGGACGAAGGCTCGACTTCGATTGCAAGCGAAGACGTCAAGCGAAAG ACGACGAAATACGTCAGGCCGAGGAGAAGTTCGCGGAGAGCCTGCACCTGGCGCAGTTGGGCATGTTCAATTTGCTGGAGAACGAT GTGGAACAAGTGGCACAGCTGGCAACCTTCAGCGAAGCCCTCTTGGACTACCACCAGCAGTGTACTGAGGTCTTGAGAGTCCTAACAGAGACCCTTCTGGAGAA GAAAGACGAGGCAGCAATCAAACCAAAATTGGAGTTCGTGCCGAAGACTCTGGCTGACCTGCACGTCGATGCAATACCCACATCAGATGCTATGAACGGTGGGAACTTCTCCCTGCACG GGGCAAGTCGAGCCGGGTCTCCAGTCCCTGGGGACGGGAAGCGCTCACAGCTCGAACTATTCCCGGCCGGAAACCCGCCACAATCTGCCAATG CATCTCCCTTGCCATCTCCAAGCAAATCACCGGCAAGGACTCCGATGCCAAGACAACCTTGCTGCACAGCTCTGTACGATTTCGAGCCAGAGAATTCTGGGGAGCTCGGGTTCAAA GAGAACGATATGATCACCCTGATTCAAAAAATCGACGAGAACTGGTACGAGGGCAGCCTGAACGGTCGCACGGGTTTCTTCCCAGTCACTTACGTGCAAGTCGTAGTGCCATTACCTTAA
- the Endoa gene encoding SH3 domain containing GRB2 like, endophilin-A isoform X1, which produces MAFAGLKKQINKANQYMTEKMGGAEGTKLDVDFMDMERKTDVTYELVEELQLKTKEFLQPNPTARAKMAAVKGISKLSGQAKASTYPQPEGVLGDCMLTYGKKLGEDSIFAQALIEMGEAMKQMADVKYSLDDNIKQNFLEPLHHLQTKDLKEVMHHRKKLQGRRLDFDCKRRRQAKAGKRSGSPHCGSPVKTSSSPYTGSNFSDDEIRQAEEKFAESLHLAQLGMFNLLENDVEQVAQLATFSEALLDYHQQCTEVLRVLTETLLEKKDEAAIKPKLEFVPKTLADLHVDAIPTSDAMNGGNFSLHGASRAGSPVPGDGKRSQLELFPAGNPPQSANASPLPSPSKSPARTPMPRQPCCTALYDFEPENSGELGFKENDMITLIQKIDENWYEGSLNGRTGFFPVTYVQVVVPLP; this is translated from the exons taCATGACGGAGAAGATGGGCGGCGCTGAAGGAACTAAGCTCGACGTGGACTTCATGGACATGGAGAGG AAAACGGATGTCACGTACGAGCTCGTCGAGGAGCTGCAACTGAAAACGAAAGAGTTCCTGCAACCGAACCCGACCGCGAGGGCAAAGATGGCGGCGGTCAAGGGCATCAGCAAGCTCAGCGGTCAAGCGAAAGCTTCGACCTATCCGCAACCGGAAGGCGTCCTCGGGGATTGTATGCTCACCTATGGCAAGAAGCTCGGAGAAGACAGTATTTTTG CTCAGGCTCTCATTGAAATGGGCGAGGCGATGAAGCAGATGGCGGACGTGAAATATTCGCTGGACGACAACATTAAGCAGAACTTCCTCGAGCCGCTGCACCACTTGCAGACCAAAGATCTGAAGGAAGTGATG CACCACCGGAAAAAACTTCAGGGACGAAGGCTCGACTTCGATTGCAAGCGAAGACGTCAAGCGAAAG CCGGGAAAAGATCCGGCAGTCCACATTGTGGAAGTCCTGTAAAGACTTCTTCGTCACCTTACACCG GATCTAACTTTTCAGACGACGAAATACGTCAGGCCGAGGAGAAGTTCGCGGAGAGCCTGCACCTGGCGCAGTTGGGCATGTTCAATTTGCTGGAGAACGAT GTGGAACAAGTGGCACAGCTGGCAACCTTCAGCGAAGCCCTCTTGGACTACCACCAGCAGTGTACTGAGGTCTTGAGAGTCCTAACAGAGACCCTTCTGGAGAA GAAAGACGAGGCAGCAATCAAACCAAAATTGGAGTTCGTGCCGAAGACTCTGGCTGACCTGCACGTCGATGCAATACCCACATCAGATGCTATGAACGGTGGGAACTTCTCCCTGCACG GGGCAAGTCGAGCCGGGTCTCCAGTCCCTGGGGACGGGAAGCGCTCACAGCTCGAACTATTCCCGGCCGGAAACCCGCCACAATCTGCCAATG CATCTCCCTTGCCATCTCCAAGCAAATCACCGGCAAGGACTCCGATGCCAAGACAACCTTGCTGCACAGCTCTGTACGATTTCGAGCCAGAGAATTCTGGGGAGCTCGGGTTCAAA GAGAACGATATGATCACCCTGATTCAAAAAATCGACGAGAACTGGTACGAGGGCAGCCTGAACGGTCGCACGGGTTTCTTCCCAGTCACTTACGTGCAAGTCGTAGTGCCATTACCTTAA
- the Endoa gene encoding SH3 domain containing GRB2 like, endophilin-A isoform X2, whose amino-acid sequence MAFAGLKKQINKANQYMTEKMGGAEGTKLDVDFMDMERKTDVTYELVEELQLKTKEFLQPNPTARAKMAAVKGISKLSGQAKASTYPQPEGVLGDCMLTYGKKLGEDSIFAQALIEMGEAMKQMADVKYSLDDNIKQNFLEPLHHLQTKDLKEVMHHRKKLQGRRLDFDCKRRRQAKAGKRSGSPHCGSPVKTSSSPYTDDEIRQAEEKFAESLHLAQLGMFNLLENDVEQVAQLATFSEALLDYHQQCTEVLRVLTETLLEKKDEAAIKPKLEFVPKTLADLHVDAIPTSDAMNGGNFSLHGASRAGSPVPGDGKRSQLELFPAGNPPQSANASPLPSPSKSPARTPMPRQPCCTALYDFEPENSGELGFKENDMITLIQKIDENWYEGSLNGRTGFFPVTYVQVVVPLP is encoded by the exons taCATGACGGAGAAGATGGGCGGCGCTGAAGGAACTAAGCTCGACGTGGACTTCATGGACATGGAGAGG AAAACGGATGTCACGTACGAGCTCGTCGAGGAGCTGCAACTGAAAACGAAAGAGTTCCTGCAACCGAACCCGACCGCGAGGGCAAAGATGGCGGCGGTCAAGGGCATCAGCAAGCTCAGCGGTCAAGCGAAAGCTTCGACCTATCCGCAACCGGAAGGCGTCCTCGGGGATTGTATGCTCACCTATGGCAAGAAGCTCGGAGAAGACAGTATTTTTG CTCAGGCTCTCATTGAAATGGGCGAGGCGATGAAGCAGATGGCGGACGTGAAATATTCGCTGGACGACAACATTAAGCAGAACTTCCTCGAGCCGCTGCACCACTTGCAGACCAAAGATCTGAAGGAAGTGATG CACCACCGGAAAAAACTTCAGGGACGAAGGCTCGACTTCGATTGCAAGCGAAGACGTCAAGCGAAAG CCGGGAAAAGATCCGGCAGTCCACATTGTGGAAGTCCTGTAAAGACTTCTTCGTCACCTTACACCG ACGACGAAATACGTCAGGCCGAGGAGAAGTTCGCGGAGAGCCTGCACCTGGCGCAGTTGGGCATGTTCAATTTGCTGGAGAACGAT GTGGAACAAGTGGCACAGCTGGCAACCTTCAGCGAAGCCCTCTTGGACTACCACCAGCAGTGTACTGAGGTCTTGAGAGTCCTAACAGAGACCCTTCTGGAGAA GAAAGACGAGGCAGCAATCAAACCAAAATTGGAGTTCGTGCCGAAGACTCTGGCTGACCTGCACGTCGATGCAATACCCACATCAGATGCTATGAACGGTGGGAACTTCTCCCTGCACG GGGCAAGTCGAGCCGGGTCTCCAGTCCCTGGGGACGGGAAGCGCTCACAGCTCGAACTATTCCCGGCCGGAAACCCGCCACAATCTGCCAATG CATCTCCCTTGCCATCTCCAAGCAAATCACCGGCAAGGACTCCGATGCCAAGACAACCTTGCTGCACAGCTCTGTACGATTTCGAGCCAGAGAATTCTGGGGAGCTCGGGTTCAAA GAGAACGATATGATCACCCTGATTCAAAAAATCGACGAGAACTGGTACGAGGGCAGCCTGAACGGTCGCACGGGTTTCTTCCCAGTCACTTACGTGCAAGTCGTAGTGCCATTACCTTAA
- the Fuss gene encoding SKI family transcriptional corepressor fussel produces the protein MDGPTVLSMPPITAPQKSAQSPQPQSHSKSHQELQVGTVSLYGIHIVSLVIEGQERLCLAQISNTLLKQFSYNEIHNRRVALGITCVQCTPVQLEILRRAGAMPVSSRRCGMITRREAERLCKSFLGDNSPPRLPEDFAFSVHHECGWGCSGAFLPARYNSSRAKCIKCTCCGLFFSPNKFIFHSHPMGPPNKFVQPDAANFNSWRRHMKLSGNQPDEVVHAWEDVKAMFNGGTRKRLLSNPTSRESPIPAKKPRVQSPTGQIPALVPSPTLPRVPPFPELPLSLPRSLVMDCVWYQHQAAAVAAAKTPGYPFQPYALPWRRPVLFPGPLPQPMNGSSPTEPLLPTVNPPLHQSAFRPVIRGPPIVEPMAQEQPADTSVTNDDNSDDEVDIETTEDDPLTPLATQNLHSVPKSSTGSHSGHNSPQCWSPPRETEREAEKIAEEAAAMRDVKPEIQSERSPENWQGNNFYRHLSAVKGNEPTDRTGTDCSACHSRGIFYGQINSPSVSAIVAVEYRRERGRKRERDHENIEKLRENDDAREPNSERHRSDDYC, from the exons ATGGACGGGCCGACGGTATTATCGATGCCGCCGATAACCGCGCCCCAAAAATCAGCACAATCGCCGCAGCCACAGTCGCATTCAAAATCCCATCAG GAGTTGCAGGTGGGCACGGTATCTCTCTACGGGATTCACATCGTCTCCCTTGTGATCGAGGGCCAGGAACGGCTCTGTTTGGCTCAGATTAGCAACACGTTGTTGAAACAGTTCAGCTACAACGAGATCCACAACCGGAGGGTTGCATTGGGCATCACTTGCGTCCAATGCACCCCGGTGCAGCTGGAGATTCTCCGACGGGCCGGCGCCATGCCGGTTTCATCGAGGAGATGCGGCATGATTACGCGAAGGGAAGCCGAGCGTCTCTGCAAATCATTTCTTGGCGACAATTCTCCGCCCAG GCTGCCAGAGGACTTCGCGTTTTCGGTGCACCACGAATGCGGCTGGGGTTGCAGCGGTGCATTCCTACCGGCACGTTACAACAGTTCCCGGGCGAAATGTATCAAGTGCACCTGCTGCGGTCTGTTCTTCTCGCCGAACAAGTTCATCTTCCATTCGCACCCGATGGGACCGCCGAATAAATTCGTGCAGCCGGATGCAGCGAACTTCAACTCCTGGAGACGTCACATGAAGCTTTCCGGAAATCAACCTGACGAAGTGGTGCACGCGTGGGAGGACGTCAAGGCGATGTTCAACGGAGGAACCAGAAAACGATTACTGAGCAATCCTACATCGAGAGAGTCTCCGATTCCAGCGAAGAAGCCGAGGGTGCAGTCTCCGACTGGACAGATTCCGGCTCTTGTGCCGTCGCCAACGCTTCCCAGAGTGCCACCGTTCCCGGAACTGCCTCTGTCGTTGCCGAGGAGCTTGGTCATGGACTGTGTTTGGTACCAACATCAGGCTGCTGCCGTCGCCGCTGCCAAAACACCTGGCTATCCCTTTCAGCCCTATGCGCTGCCTTGGAGACGCCCCGTCCTCTTTCCTG GACCGTTACCACAGCCCATGAACGGCTCAAGTCCCACGGAACCACTGCTACCAACAGTGAATCCACCGTTACATCAATCCGCCTTTCGTCCAGTGATTCGTGGACCACCGATTGTGGAACCAATGGCTCAAGAACAACCAGCAGACACATCAGTGACGAACGATGACAATTCCGATGACGAGGTAGACATCGAGACGACCGAGGACGATCCGTTGACACCGTTGGCTACACAGAATCTTCATTCGGTACCGAAATCCTCCACCGGAAGCCACAGCGGCCACAATTCACCTCAGTGCTGGAGTCCTCCTCGAGAAACG GAACGAGAAGCTGAAAAGATTGCAGAGGAAGCGGCGGCCATGCGCGATGTCAAACCCGAAATTCAATCCGAGAGAAGTCCTGAGAACTGGCagggaaacaatttttatcgacATCTGAGCGCAGTGAAGG GAAACGAGCCGACGGATAGAACGGGAACTGATTGTTCGGCCTGCCATTCACGCGGAATATTTTACGGGCAGATTAACAGTCCGTCTGTGTCCGCTATCGTCGCGGTCGAATATCGCAGAGAaagagggaggaagagagagagagaccacgaAAACATTGAGAAACTGCGGGAGAACGACGACGCTAGAGAACCGAATTCGGAAAGACATCGTAGCGACGATTATTGCTAA